The following coding sequences lie in one Erwinia amylovora genomic window:
- a CDS encoding mannosyl-3-phosphoglycerate phosphatase-related protein: protein MPTLQDPLIIVTDLDGSLLDHHTYSWQPAETWLKRLRAHQIPLVICSSKTAAEIVPLQQKLGISDEPFIAENGAVIQWKSADSATAIKEYGEIDYAMLCRRLLLLKQEFGFKFTGFSDVSQQQVADWTGLTPHNAALAKTREASESIIWRDSTEKFALFQQQLATQGLTLVEGGRFWHVMRSGCGKAEALHLLLQNRGQESRPITIGLGDGPNDAAMLDAVDYAVVIKGYSKHPIVLQRHDKNHVYHTAHFGPQGWSDGLDHFITH from the coding sequence ATGCCCACATTGCAGGACCCTTTAATTATTGTCACCGACCTTGACGGCTCCTTGCTCGATCATCACACCTATAGCTGGCAGCCGGCCGAAACCTGGCTGAAACGCTTACGGGCGCATCAGATACCGCTGGTCATCTGCTCCAGCAAAACTGCCGCAGAAATCGTTCCTCTTCAGCAAAAACTGGGCATCAGCGATGAACCCTTTATCGCCGAGAACGGGGCAGTCATTCAGTGGAAAAGTGCCGATTCCGCCACCGCAATTAAGGAATATGGCGAGATTGACTATGCCATGCTGTGCCGAAGGCTTCTGCTGTTGAAACAAGAGTTTGGCTTCAAATTCACAGGATTTTCCGACGTAAGTCAGCAACAGGTTGCCGACTGGACGGGGCTGACGCCACACAATGCGGCCCTTGCCAAGACCCGTGAGGCCTCCGAGAGCATTATCTGGCGCGACAGCACGGAAAAGTTCGCGCTCTTTCAGCAGCAGCTGGCAACACAGGGGCTGACGCTGGTAGAAGGCGGTCGCTTCTGGCACGTCATGCGAAGCGGTTGCGGTAAGGCCGAAGCGCTGCATTTGCTGCTGCAAAACAGGGGGCAAGAGTCTCGCCCGATCACTATCGGGCTTGGCGACGGTCCCAATGATGCCGCCATGCTCGACGCCGTCGACTATGCAGTGGTGATTAAAGGCTATAGTAAGCACCCCATCGTCTTGCAACGCCATGATAAAAATCATGTTTATCATACCGCGCACTTTGGCCCCCAAGGCTGGAGCGACGGGCTGGATCATTTTATCACTCACTAA
- a CDS encoding YqaE/Pmp3 family membrane protein, which yields MDLLRIIIAILLPPLGVFMQVGFAGAFWLNILLTLCGYIPGIVHAVWVIARR from the coding sequence ATGGACTTATTACGTATTATTATTGCGATTCTGTTACCGCCGCTGGGTGTGTTTATGCAGGTCGGATTTGCAGGGGCTTTCTGGCTTAATATCCTGCTTACGCTGTGTGGTTATATTCCTGGCATCGTACATGCCGTGTGGGTTATTGCTCGCCGTTAA
- a CDS encoding M15 family metallopeptidase, which yields MDSYHFSHISEQNLRGVHSDLVKVVRLALRLSQIDFRVIEGMRNMARQRQLVSSGKSQTLNSRHLTGHAVDLAPWVNHSIPWQDWDAFVLIAKAMKKASAQSEIPLVWGGDWKTLKDGPHFELTREKYP from the coding sequence ATGGATAGTTATCATTTCAGCCATATTAGCGAGCAGAATTTACGCGGTGTGCATAGCGACCTGGTTAAAGTGGTGCGCCTGGCGCTTCGTCTGTCACAAATTGATTTCCGGGTGATCGAAGGCATGCGCAATATGGCCAGGCAGCGCCAGCTGGTTAGCAGCGGCAAAAGCCAGACTCTTAACAGCCGCCATCTGACGGGACACGCGGTTGACCTTGCCCCCTGGGTTAATCACAGCATCCCCTGGCAGGATTGGGATGCGTTCGTTTTAATCGCCAAAGCAATGAAAAAAGCGTCGGCACAGTCAGAGATCCCGCTGGTTTGGGGAGGTGACTGGAAAACATTAAAAGACGGCCCGCATTTCGAACTTACCAGAGAGAAATATCCCTGA
- the rcsA gene encoding transcriptional regulator RcsA, which translates to MPTIIMDSCNYTRLGLTEYMTVKGVKKKNISLINDIAQLQNKCQQLKPGVVLINEDCFIHESDASERIRKIILQHPDTLFFIFMAISNIHFEEYLYVRNNLIITSKAIKISTLDSLLNGYFQKKLNLSVRHGTHSEVHPLTLSQTESNMLKMWMSGHDTIQISDKMQIKAKTVSSHKGNIKRKIKTHNKQVIYHVVRLTDNVTSGIYVNER; encoded by the coding sequence ATGCCGACGATTATTATGGATTCATGCAATTATACACGGCTGGGTTTAACTGAATATATGACTGTCAAGGGAGTTAAAAAGAAAAATATATCCCTGATCAATGATATTGCACAGTTACAGAATAAATGCCAGCAGCTGAAACCCGGCGTCGTGCTTATTAACGAAGACTGCTTTATCCATGAATCTGACGCCAGTGAGCGCATCAGGAAAATTATTCTTCAGCATCCTGATACACTATTTTTCATCTTTATGGCCATCTCTAATATTCACTTTGAAGAATACCTGTATGTGCGTAACAACCTGATTATTACCTCAAAAGCGATCAAAATTTCTACGCTGGACTCCCTGCTCAACGGCTATTTTCAGAAGAAATTAAACCTGTCTGTGCGTCATGGCACACATTCAGAAGTCCATCCGTTGACGCTTAGCCAGACCGAGTCAAACATGCTGAAAATGTGGATGTCTGGCCATGATACCATTCAAATATCAGACAAAATGCAAATCAAAGCCAAAACGGTTTCTTCGCATAAAGGCAATATCAAACGCAAGATCAAAACCCATAACAAGCAGGTTATCTATCACGTTGTCCGCCTGACCGATAATGTGACCAGCGGCATTTATGTTAACGAAAGATAG
- the mfd gene encoding transcription-repair coupling factor yields MPELYRYDLPSRAGDQRQLGQLIGAACAVECAEIAERHHGPVMLIAQDMQNALRLQDEIQQFTDQPVMALADWETLPFDSFSPHQEIISSRLSTLYQLPTLASGILILPVNTLMQRVCPHNFLHGHALMMQKGQKLSRDKLRSQLEQAGYRSVDQVMAHGEFATRGALLDLYPMGSERPYRIDFFDDEIDSLRLFDVDSQRTQEEVAAINLLPAHEFPTDKNAIELFRSQWREHFDVRREAEHIYQQVSKGTLPAGIEYWQPLFFEQPLQPLFRYLPANTLLVISGDLESSAGRFWHDVNARYENRRVDPMRPLLPPTSLWLRSDELFSELKQWPRIQLKTDLLAAKSGNTNLDYHALPDLAVQAQAKTPLDALRRFLESFNGPVVFSVESEGRREALQELLARIKLKPAAIHSLLQAREPGHYLLIGASEHGFIDGLRNRALICESDLLGERVSRRRQDSRRTINPDVLIRNLAELHPGQPVVHLEHGVGRYIGMTTLETGGIKAEYLMLAYAGDAKLYVPVSSLHLISRYAGGAEENAPLHKLGSDAWSRARQKAAEKVRDVAAELLDIYAQRAAKTGFAFKHDKQQYQLFCESFPFETTVDQAQAINAVLSDMCQPLAMDRLVCGDVGFGKTEVAMRAAFLAVENHKQVAVLVPTTLLAQQHYDNFRDRFANWPVRIEMMSRFRTAKEQAQVLADAQEGKVDILIGTHKLLQNDIKLRDLGLLIVDEEHRFGVRHKERIKAMRADVDILTLTATPIPRTLNMAMSGMRDLSIIATPPARRLAVKTFVREYDDLAVREAILREVLRGGQVYYLYNDVENIEKATQRLSELVPEARVALGHGQMRERELERVMNDFHHQRFNVLVCTTIIETGIDIPTANTIIIERADRFGLAQLHQLRGRVGRSHHQAYAWLLTPHPKAMTTDAHKRLEAIASLEDLGAGFALATHDLEIRGAGELLGEGQSGQMETIGFSLYMELLENAVDALKEGREPSLEDLTNSQTDIELRMPSLLPDDYVPDVNTRLSFYKRIASASQSRELDALKVELIDRFGLLPDAARNLLDIAALRLAAKKLGVRRVEASEKGGFVEFAEKNNVDPAWLIGLLQREPQHWRLDGPTRIRFMRDLTERKVRMKWVSEFIEMMVEHASA; encoded by the coding sequence ATGCCAGAACTCTACCGATATGACCTGCCGTCCAGAGCAGGTGACCAGCGCCAGCTGGGGCAACTGATCGGCGCAGCCTGCGCCGTTGAATGTGCCGAAATAGCAGAACGACATCACGGCCCGGTGATGCTTATTGCCCAGGATATGCAAAATGCTCTGCGCCTTCAGGATGAAATCCAACAGTTCACCGACCAGCCGGTGATGGCGCTGGCGGACTGGGAAACCCTGCCCTTCGACAGTTTCTCGCCCCATCAGGAGATCATTTCCTCCCGGCTTTCCACCCTCTATCAGCTTCCGACGCTGGCAAGCGGCATATTGATCCTGCCGGTGAATACGCTGATGCAGCGCGTCTGCCCGCACAATTTCCTGCATGGTCACGCGCTGATGATGCAGAAGGGGCAAAAACTGTCGCGTGATAAACTGCGTTCCCAGCTGGAACAGGCTGGCTACCGCAGCGTGGACCAGGTGATGGCGCACGGCGAGTTTGCCACCCGTGGCGCATTGCTGGATCTCTATCCGATGGGCAGCGAACGCCCCTACCGCATCGACTTTTTTGATGATGAAATCGATAGCCTGCGCCTGTTCGACGTCGACAGCCAGCGCACTCAGGAAGAGGTGGCGGCAATCAACCTGTTGCCGGCCCACGAATTCCCGACTGATAAAAACGCCATTGAGCTGTTCCGCAGCCAGTGGCGTGAACACTTCGACGTCCGGCGTGAGGCCGAGCATATCTATCAGCAGGTGAGCAAAGGCACGCTGCCTGCCGGGATTGAATACTGGCAGCCGCTGTTTTTTGAACAGCCGTTACAGCCATTGTTCCGCTATCTGCCCGCCAACACCCTGCTGGTGATTTCAGGCGATTTGGAATCCAGCGCCGGGCGTTTCTGGCATGACGTTAACGCCCGCTATGAAAACCGCCGTGTCGACCCGATGCGCCCGTTATTACCCCCCACTTCCCTGTGGTTACGCAGCGATGAACTGTTTAGTGAGCTGAAGCAGTGGCCGCGCATCCAGCTGAAAACCGATCTGTTGGCCGCGAAAAGCGGCAATACTAATCTCGATTATCACGCGTTGCCGGATTTGGCGGTACAGGCCCAGGCCAAAACCCCGCTGGATGCGCTGCGCCGCTTTCTGGAATCCTTCAATGGCCCGGTGGTGTTTTCGGTGGAAAGCGAAGGCCGCCGCGAAGCCTTGCAGGAGCTGCTGGCACGCATCAAGCTGAAGCCAGCCGCCATCCACTCGCTGTTGCAGGCGCGGGAACCGGGTCATTACCTGTTAATCGGTGCCAGCGAGCATGGTTTTATTGACGGATTACGCAACCGTGCGCTGATTTGTGAAAGCGATCTGTTAGGTGAGCGCGTCAGCCGTCGTCGTCAGGACAGTCGCCGCACCATCAATCCGGACGTATTAATTCGTAATCTGGCCGAGCTGCATCCCGGCCAGCCGGTGGTACATCTGGAACATGGCGTCGGGCGCTATATCGGCATGACCACGCTGGAAACCGGCGGCATAAAGGCAGAATACCTGATGCTGGCCTATGCCGGGGATGCCAAACTGTACGTCCCGGTATCGTCACTCCATTTGATCAGCCGCTATGCCGGGGGCGCGGAAGAGAACGCCCCGTTGCACAAGCTGGGCAGCGACGCCTGGTCGCGCGCCCGCCAGAAGGCGGCGGAGAAAGTGCGCGATGTGGCCGCAGAGCTGCTGGATATCTACGCGCAGCGTGCGGCGAAAACGGGCTTTGCATTTAAACATGATAAACAGCAGTACCAGCTGTTTTGTGAAAGTTTTCCGTTTGAAACCACCGTCGACCAGGCACAGGCGATCAATGCCGTGCTGAGCGATATGTGCCAGCCGCTGGCAATGGATCGTCTGGTATGCGGTGACGTTGGCTTTGGTAAAACCGAAGTCGCCATGCGCGCCGCCTTTCTGGCGGTAGAAAACCACAAGCAGGTGGCGGTGCTGGTGCCCACTACCCTGCTGGCACAGCAGCACTACGACAACTTCCGCGATCGCTTTGCCAACTGGCCGGTGCGTATTGAGATGATGTCACGCTTCCGAACGGCTAAAGAGCAGGCACAGGTGCTGGCAGACGCACAGGAAGGAAAAGTTGATATTCTCATCGGCACCCATAAGCTGTTGCAGAATGACATCAAATTGCGCGATCTCGGCCTGCTGATTGTCGATGAAGAGCACCGCTTTGGCGTGCGGCATAAAGAGCGCATTAAGGCGATGCGCGCGGACGTCGATATTCTTACCCTGACCGCTACGCCGATCCCACGTACCCTGAATATGGCGATGAGCGGGATGCGCGATTTGTCGATCATCGCTACGCCTCCGGCGCGCCGGCTGGCGGTAAAAACCTTCGTACGCGAATATGATGATTTGGCAGTGCGCGAAGCCATTCTGCGTGAGGTACTGCGCGGCGGCCAGGTTTACTATCTGTATAACGATGTCGAAAATATTGAGAAGGCGACCCAAAGGCTGTCCGAACTGGTGCCGGAAGCCAGGGTGGCTCTTGGACACGGTCAGATGCGCGAGCGCGAGCTGGAACGGGTGATGAATGATTTCCACCACCAGCGCTTTAACGTGCTGGTGTGTACTACTATTATCGAAACCGGTATTGATATTCCAACCGCAAACACCATCATTATTGAGCGCGCCGACCGCTTCGGCCTGGCACAGCTGCACCAGCTGCGTGGCCGCGTCGGACGTTCTCACCATCAGGCTTATGCCTGGCTGCTGACGCCACATCCTAAAGCGATGACCACCGATGCGCATAAACGTCTTGAGGCCATCGCCTCGCTGGAGGATCTGGGGGCTGGGTTTGCTCTCGCTACGCACGATCTGGAGATCCGTGGCGCCGGAGAATTGCTGGGTGAGGGTCAGAGCGGCCAGATGGAAACCATCGGCTTCTCACTGTATATGGAGCTGTTGGAAAACGCCGTCGATGCGCTGAAAGAAGGGCGTGAACCTTCGCTCGAAGATTTGACCAATAGTCAGACCGATATTGAGCTGCGTATGCCGTCGCTGCTGCCGGATGATTATGTCCCCGACGTCAATACCCGCCTGTCGTTTTATAAGCGTATTGCCAGCGCCTCGCAGAGCCGCGAGCTGGATGCCCTTAAGGTGGAGCTGATTGACCGTTTCGGCCTGTTGCCGGATGCAGCCCGCAATCTGCTGGATATCGCCGCGCTGCGTCTGGCGGCGAAAAAGCTCGGCGTACGCCGTGTAGAAGCCAGCGAGAAAGGCGGGTTTGTCGAATTTGCCGAGAAAAACAACGTTGATCCCGCGTGGTTGATCGGCCTTTTACAGCGGGAACCGCAACACTGGCGCCTTGATGGACCAACCCGCATCAGGTTTATGCGTGACCTGACAGAACGCAAAGTGCGCATGAAATGGGTCAGTGAGTTTATTGAAATGATGGTTGAACACGCCAGCGCTTAA